Proteins encoded in a region of the Drosophila gunungcola strain Sukarami chromosome 3L unlocalized genomic scaffold, Dgunungcola_SK_2 000005F, whole genome shotgun sequence genome:
- the LOC128259524 gene encoding LOW QUALITY PROTEIN: probable G-protein coupled receptor Mth-like 14 (The sequence of the model RefSeq protein was modified relative to this genomic sequence to represent the inferred CDS: inserted 1 base in 1 codon), producing MNLGYWKIILALISLKAYSEALAQTTDMHNHFKDLQNSSIIHKDTLEVTSTVVWDAIISVSPVADESYSTETIIGSKHSSLAPLQSPKEKPSAPSDCSQREKFRKQPIAKESSRLRKCCPHGENLDIYRENQSDSMCDNGIINFRPTIISAVLFDNCIEDLEIPTSLDIDIGNPCNSSLQYDDQEDVXFVLQDGSLLIIDKFGNESYTVEENYCLDVDKSGHLFAFTCVTQVEEQIAFAKVVFVAILMLISMPCLLLVSYLHMTLRSLRNLHGLSLSLMSMCLASGYFVHSVVHIYGIPNQGFIGYVIQFFILSYFFWYFCVCFNVLLNVWYKLPCCIQLSKSWATFNFACYTGLAFSGPATIVALTVQKGLPGMPSYFLQGLTESIRDSQRYFIPPVSTVLFLSFLINIISFFGFQRINGYEKAEKMGQVHQNLLFDQQKYEDVKKDAKCVSLLGIIMVISWLLEIVTFYSGSNSNYLLLCDMANGLQGVWVLLIFLVVRRRRTIILRWWYDRGSHEIEGTELQALSNNNSPT from the exons ATGAATTTAGGTTATTGGAAAATCATCCTAGCTTTGATCAGTTTAAAAGCGTACTCCGAAGCATTGGCACAGACAACCGATATGCACAACCATTTTAAGGATTTACAAAATTCAAG TATTATTCATAAAGACACATTAGAAGTAACTTCTACCGTCGTATGGGACGCAATAATATCAGTATCACCTGTTGCGGACGAAAGCTATTCAACTGAAACTATAATCGGTAGTAAGCATTCATCCCTTGCACCGCTTCAAAGTCCTAAAGAAAAACCATCAGCCCCGTCAGATTGTTCTCAGCGTGAAAAATTCAGAAAACAACCTATAGCAAAAGAATCTTCACGTTTGCGAAAATGCTGTCCACATGGCGAAAATTTAGATATATATCGCGAAAATCAAAGTGATTCTATGTGTGACAACGGCATTATAAATTTTAGACCAACTATTATAAGTGCAGTTCTGTTTGATAACTGCATTGAAGATTTGGAAATACCGACTTCCCTAGACATTGACATCGGCAATCCTTGTAACAG CTCCCTTCAATATGACGATCAGGAGGacg tttttgttttgcaagaCGGTTCCTTGTTAATTATTGACAAGTTTGGCAATGAGTCTTACACAGTTGAAGaaaactattgcttggatGTTGATAAGTCAGGACATTTGTTTGCGTTCACGTGTGTCACACAAGTTGAAGAACAAATTGCTTTCGCAAAA gttgtttttgttgccattttaatGCTTATATCTATGCCTTGTCTTCTACTAGTTAGCTACTTACACATGACACTTCGCTCACTGCGTAACTTGCACGGTCTCTCCCTAAGTTTGATGTCAATGTGTTTGGCTTCTGGATACTTTGTGCACTCCGTCGTACACATATATGGAATTCCAAACCAAGGATTTATTGGATAcgttatacaattttttattttaagctacTTTTTCTGGTACTTTTGCGTATGCTTTAATGTTCTCTTAAATGTGTGGTACAAGTTGCCCTGCTGCATTCAGCTTTCAAAGTCCTGGGCAACGTTTAATTTTGCATGTTACACTGGATTAGCTTTTTCTGGACCGGCTACAATAGTTGCGCTAACAGTTCAAAAGGGATTACCAGGAATGCCGTCTTACTTTCTCCAAG gtcTCACGGAATCAATAAGAGACTCGCAACGTTACTTTATACCACCAGTTTCCACGGTCctttttcttagttttttg ATTAACATCATATCATTCTTTGGATTTCAACGTATAAATGGATacgaaaaagctgaaaagATGGGTCAAGTTCatcaaaatttattgtttgatcaacagaaatacgaagaTGTAAAAAAGGA CGCCAAATGCGTCAGCTTACTTGGAATAATTATGGTTATAAGCTGGCTACTCGAAATAGTCACATTTTACTCAGGATCGAATTCTAATTATTTACTACTTTGCGACATGGCGAATGGGCTTCAAGGCGTTTGGGTGTTGCTTATATTTCTTGTTGTAAGGAGACGTCGCACAATAATTTTACGGTGGTGGTATGATCGTGGTTCCCACGAAATCGAAGGCACCGAACTCCAAGCTCTTAGTAATAATAACAGTCCCACATAg